Proteins found in one Streptomyces sp. Q6 genomic segment:
- a CDS encoding UDP-N-acetylglucosamine--N-acetylmuramyl-(pentapeptide) pyrophosphoryl-undecaprenol N-acetylglucosamine transferase: MSSVHPPLRLIVTGGGTGGHTYPALTAVRTLQARLTAVGGGLDVLWVGKADSLEERVAAGEGIAFASVAVGKIRRSKNPIKMASPANVADMSRVPLGVMQARKAINNFRPDVVLATGGYVAVPVGIAATRLCRVPLVVHEQTVRLGLANKTLAGAASGIAVSSESSLSLLPEGVRDRAVVTGNPVRPEVLSGQPDKAVQALGLGGFDRRLPTVYVTGGAQGSLQINTLVRDLLPWLLERANVIHQCGPDHVDELRRSAAALAPQLAARHHLTAYVGPELPDVLALADVVISRSGAGTIAELTALGKASVLVPLATSAGNEQAHNAEHLEKVGAALALTGEVTAERLREAVAPLLADPGRRTQMAAQARTQGRPDAAERLVDLVLSVAGR; encoded by the coding sequence GTGAGCAGCGTTCACCCCCCGCTTCGCCTGATCGTGACCGGTGGCGGGACCGGCGGGCACACCTATCCGGCCCTCACCGCGGTGCGCACGCTTCAGGCCCGGTTGACGGCCGTGGGCGGTGGCCTTGACGTCCTGTGGGTGGGCAAGGCCGACAGCCTGGAGGAGCGGGTCGCCGCTGGTGAGGGCATCGCGTTCGCCTCGGTGGCGGTGGGCAAGATCCGTCGCTCGAAGAACCCGATCAAGATGGCGTCGCCTGCGAACGTCGCCGATATGAGCCGCGTGCCGCTCGGTGTCATGCAGGCCCGCAAGGCGATCAACAACTTCCGCCCGGATGTGGTGCTGGCGACCGGCGGCTATGTGGCTGTCCCGGTCGGGATCGCCGCCACCCGGCTGTGCCGCGTCCCGCTCGTTGTGCACGAGCAGACCGTGCGGCTGGGCCTGGCCAACAAGACGCTCGCCGGTGCCGCCAGTGGGATCGCTGTGTCCTCCGAGTCCAGTCTGTCGCTGCTGCCCGAAGGCGTTCGCGACCGCGCGGTGGTCACCGGCAACCCGGTGCGGCCCGAGGTGTTGTCCGGGCAGCCGGACAAGGCCGTACAGGCCCTCGGGCTGGGCGGCTTCGACCGGCGGCTGCCCACCGTGTACGTCACCGGAGGGGCCCAGGGCTCGCTCCAGATCAACACCCTCGTACGCGATCTGCTGCCCTGGCTCCTGGAGCGGGCGAACGTCATCCACCAGTGCGGCCCCGACCACGTCGACGAGCTGCGCCGCAGTGCGGCGGCGCTCGCCCCGCAGCTCGCCGCGCGCCACCATCTGACCGCGTACGTCGGGCCCGAGCTGCCCGACGTGCTTGCGCTCGCCGACGTCGTGATCTCCCGCAGTGGTGCGGGCACGATCGCCGAACTCACCGCGTTGGGCAAGGCGTCCGTGCTGGTGCCGCTGGCGACTTCGGCCGGGAACGAGCAGGCCCACAACGCCGAGCATCTGGAGAAGGTCGGCGCGGCGCTCGCGCTGACGGGCGAGGTCACCGCCGAGCGGTTGCGCGAGGCAGTCGCTCCGCTGCTCGCCGACCCGGGCCGGCGCACGCAGATGGCCGCGCAGGCCCGCACGCAGGGGCGTCCCGATGCCGCCGAGCGGCTGGTGGATCTCGTCCTGTCGGTTGCCGGCCGTTAG
- a CDS encoding GNAT family N-acetyltransferase encodes MPNFLETGRLVLRAFTAADIDHLLALDNDPEVMRFINGGRPTSRESIETRTLPRLLHDYPCWETRGYWAAQERITGTFLGWFEFRPLEEHSPAVVELGYRLNQAAWGRGYATEGSRALVHKGFAELGVERVTANTMAVNTRSRRVMEKSGLSFVRNFTGDWPEAIEGSEHGEVEYELTRTEWEQPR; translated from the coding sequence ATGCCCAACTTCCTGGAGACCGGCCGGCTCGTCCTGCGCGCGTTCACGGCGGCCGACATCGACCACCTGCTCGCCCTGGACAACGATCCCGAGGTCATGCGCTTCATCAACGGTGGCCGCCCCACAAGTCGGGAGTCGATCGAGACGCGGACCCTGCCGCGGCTCCTGCACGACTACCCGTGCTGGGAGACCCGCGGTTACTGGGCCGCGCAGGAGAGGATCACCGGCACGTTCCTGGGCTGGTTCGAGTTCCGGCCGTTGGAGGAGCACAGCCCCGCCGTGGTCGAACTCGGCTACCGGTTGAACCAAGCGGCATGGGGGCGCGGCTATGCGACCGAGGGATCCCGGGCCCTGGTCCACAAGGGGTTCGCGGAACTCGGGGTCGAGCGGGTCACCGCAAACACCATGGCCGTCAACACCCGCTCCCGTCGCGTCATGGAGAAATCGGGCCTGTCTTTCGTCCGGAACTTCACCGGGGACTGGCCGGAGGCGATCGAGGGCTCCGAGCACGGTGAAGTCGAGTACGAACTCACCCGGACCGAGTGGGAGCAGCCTCGATAG
- a CDS encoding DUF6248 family natural product biosynthesis protein, which translates to MHPVPNPSPMSEAEGAWVREHVWPRHLQDLDHKYPWGFVRWSTCERGTCRNCLASRCDLCVHRQKGGPHVDDNTDWLYNQHGRYIARHIPRPRGEICAWWCRCPCPKDGPLTPHTKPITHVPTNSTRRATNKNPATQADRPAPQNTLF; encoded by the coding sequence GTGCACCCCGTACCCAACCCCTCCCCCATGAGCGAGGCGGAAGGAGCATGGGTGCGCGAACACGTCTGGCCCCGCCACCTCCAGGACCTGGACCACAAGTACCCGTGGGGGTTCGTGCGCTGGTCGACCTGCGAACGGGGAACCTGCCGCAACTGCCTCGCGAGCCGGTGCGACCTGTGCGTGCACCGCCAAAAGGGCGGCCCACACGTCGACGACAACACCGACTGGCTGTACAACCAGCACGGCCGATACATCGCCCGCCACATACCCCGGCCCCGCGGCGAGATCTGCGCCTGGTGGTGCCGGTGCCCGTGCCCCAAAGACGGGCCGCTCACCCCCCATACGAAACCGATCACGCACGTCCCCACCAACAGCACGCGCCGCGCAACGAACAAGAACCCTGCGACACAGGCAGACCGCCCCGCACCCCAGAACACGCTGTTCTGA
- a CDS encoding DUF3560 domain-containing protein, whose product MAELLLTHTRAEGTRLTGTAPGDGAAPVLHALSFRLARRRGFWFVPRSRGTCADERLLARTAEALRADGHTVTVTVDDDQRRSFAAAEADRTQAAARRAERYTRYRDSAAASSQDHLAQARRMLKSIPPGQPILIDHYSANREIRFRERMRRHFETGHRTPSAPASGPGAPSSPATTPPTAPTPAPPCAASSVSRPNSAAPSAGRAPRCRAPQPGGSPPRHWWTRSPSSTGATTT is encoded by the coding sequence GTGGCCGAGTTGCTGCTGACCCACACCCGCGCCGAAGGCACCCGCCTGACCGGCACCGCCCCCGGCGACGGCGCCGCGCCCGTGCTGCACGCCCTGAGCTTCCGCCTCGCCCGCCGCCGCGGCTTCTGGTTCGTCCCGCGCAGCCGCGGCACCTGCGCCGACGAACGCCTGCTGGCGCGCACCGCCGAAGCCCTGCGCGCCGACGGGCACACCGTGACCGTCACCGTCGACGACGACCAACGCCGTTCGTTCGCCGCGGCCGAGGCCGACCGCACCCAGGCCGCCGCCCGCCGCGCCGAGCGCTACACCCGCTACCGCGACAGCGCGGCCGCCTCCAGCCAGGACCATCTCGCCCAGGCGCGCCGGATGCTGAAGTCGATCCCGCCCGGCCAGCCGATCCTCATCGACCATTACAGCGCGAACCGTGAGATCCGCTTCCGCGAGCGGATGCGCCGCCACTTCGAGACCGGCCACCGGACGCCCAGCGCGCCCGCGAGTGGGCCCGGTGCGCCGAGCTCGCCGGCCACTACACCGCCCACCGCACCCACCCCGGCACCACCCTGCGCCGCATCCAGCGTCTCGAGGCCGAACTCCGCCGCACCGAGTGCCGGCAGAGCACCGAGGTGTCGCGCGCCACAGCCGGGCGGCTCACCCCCGAGGCACTGGTGGACGCGCTCGCCGAGCTCGACCGGCGCCACCACGACCTGA
- a CDS encoding single-stranded DNA-binding protein, translating to MTGQTAAVFTGRVHGTVQLRHTETGTPVARFWLHHLPRVYDHRARQWTDGALVPVICTVHGAAARHAAETLTDDVHVMATGDLRITPSPHAPGQQQLYLDHARVGIDLTHHVAYIDATLPGVLAGQPPARAAA from the coding sequence ATGACCGGACAGACCGCCGCCGTCTTCACCGGACGCGTGCACGGCACCGTGCAGCTGCGCCACACCGAGACCGGCACCCCCGTCGCCCGCTTCTGGCTCCACCACCTCCCCCGCGTCTACGACCACCGCGCCCGCCAGTGGACCGACGGCGCGCTCGTCCCCGTCATCTGCACCGTGCACGGGGCCGCCGCCCGCCACGCCGCCGAGACGCTCACCGACGACGTCCACGTGATGGCCACCGGAGACCTGCGGATCACGCCCAGCCCGCACGCACCCGGCCAGCAGCAGCTCTACCTCGACCACGCCCGCGTCGGCATCGACCTCACCCACCACGTCGCCTACATCGACGCCACCCTGCCCGGCGTCCTGGCCGGACAGCCGCCGGCCCGCGCCGCCGCCTGA
- a CDS encoding DUF3263 domain-containing protein, whose amino-acid sequence MPAHPAAAHHRRYAMTMRPDRTRPEGAAIVDLRDELNCIVERRGELPGADVVAAVETWLERFDFTEPEPPTAPALAAPAALTALGLRYLLAVAARNYATRAARDRAIREELGLSPTLYFLLLNAAIDQADALRLAPVTVNRLRRIREAQRTAREERPAP is encoded by the coding sequence GTGCCCGCGCATCCCGCGGCCGCGCACCACCGGCGATACGCCATGACGATGCGCCCGGACCGTACCCGTCCCGAGGGTGCGGCCATCGTGGACCTCCGGGACGAGCTGAACTGCATCGTCGAGCGCCGCGGTGAACTGCCCGGCGCCGACGTCGTCGCGGCCGTCGAAACCTGGCTGGAGCGCTTCGACTTCACCGAACCAGAGCCGCCGACCGCCCCGGCGCTCGCCGCACCGGCGGCGCTGACCGCGCTCGGCCTGCGCTACCTGCTGGCCGTCGCCGCACGCAACTACGCAACACGAGCGGCGCGCGACAGAGCCATCCGCGAGGAGCTCGGCCTCAGCCCCACCCTCTACTTCCTCCTGCTCAACGCCGCCATCGACCAGGCCGACGCGCTGCGCCTGGCCCCGGTCACCGTCAACCGGCTGCGCCGCATCCGCGAAGCGCAGCGCACCGCCCGCGAGGAAAGGCCCGCACCATGA
- a CDS encoding ParB/RepB/Spo0J family partition protein yields the protein MATAAPTAPTSEQPDESANLTVTLLDTELIVRDPCNARENDTEPDEALINSVKALGVEEPISVRPLEDGTYGAFKGWRRAQAAQIANATAEAEQRPVRQIRAYVRADLVGRDEWTRFLSLVENDHRTDMGARDRLKAAELALVGMNDVERATAAKALGIGRGAAKKIRQAQKLTDAELRRAAAGGMDLEQTAQFAEVEAIPSAERRLLAALARDTEEGGGGRGHWDQEIALLHAELADQAKQEEAVQALKDAGIPLLRSPSYAYSGGKDTPRPLAELTTPLGNPVTEEMHRSCPGHSARLSDEHEPVWHCSAPLEHGHKVRPEAKKPKQSLSEAEKAQRANTVARNRAWKAARGPRQAFAAQIGRSSKALPEAARVFAQRAMVAMPYFYAQFTEKCSAKDIAPYLGLKAATHTEPLEMIAALPKSRTAHVVFAQVAAAYEYALREPKAWQSLPLDKAQWLLLLEELGRDAAGSYALSEVEAQAVAAHRPDKSKAPTK from the coding sequence ATGGCAACCGCCGCACCGACCGCGCCCACCAGCGAGCAGCCCGACGAGTCCGCGAACCTCACCGTCACCCTCCTGGACACCGAACTCATCGTCCGCGACCCGTGCAACGCCCGAGAGAACGACACCGAGCCCGACGAAGCGCTCATCAACTCCGTCAAGGCACTGGGCGTCGAGGAGCCGATCAGTGTCCGACCGCTGGAGGACGGCACCTACGGCGCGTTCAAGGGGTGGCGCCGGGCCCAGGCCGCGCAGATCGCGAACGCGACCGCCGAGGCCGAGCAGCGGCCCGTGCGGCAGATCCGTGCGTATGTGCGGGCCGACCTGGTCGGCCGCGACGAGTGGACCCGGTTCCTGAGCCTGGTGGAGAACGACCACCGCACGGACATGGGCGCCCGCGACCGGCTCAAGGCCGCCGAACTCGCTCTGGTCGGCATGAACGACGTCGAGCGAGCCACCGCCGCCAAGGCGCTCGGGATCGGGCGCGGCGCCGCCAAGAAGATCAGGCAGGCGCAGAAGCTCACCGATGCCGAGCTGCGCCGGGCTGCCGCCGGGGGCATGGACCTGGAGCAGACCGCCCAGTTCGCCGAGGTGGAGGCGATCCCCTCGGCCGAGCGCCGTCTGCTGGCCGCGCTGGCCCGCGACACCGAGGAAGGAGGCGGCGGGCGCGGTCACTGGGACCAGGAAATCGCCCTGCTGCACGCCGAGCTGGCCGACCAGGCCAAGCAGGAGGAGGCGGTGCAGGCCCTCAAGGACGCCGGGATCCCGCTGCTGCGCTCCCCCTCCTACGCGTACAGCGGCGGCAAGGACACCCCGCGCCCGCTCGCGGAGCTGACCACACCGCTCGGGAATCCGGTCACCGAGGAGATGCACAGGTCCTGCCCCGGACACAGTGCCCGCCTCAGCGACGAGCACGAGCCGGTGTGGCACTGCTCCGCGCCGCTGGAGCACGGCCACAAGGTGCGGCCCGAGGCGAAGAAGCCCAAGCAGTCGCTGTCGGAAGCGGAGAAGGCACAGCGGGCGAACACCGTGGCCCGCAACCGCGCGTGGAAGGCCGCGCGGGGACCGAGGCAGGCGTTCGCCGCGCAGATCGGGCGCAGCAGCAAGGCGCTGCCGGAGGCCGCGCGCGTCTTCGCTCAGCGGGCGATGGTGGCGATGCCGTACTTCTACGCCCAGTTCACCGAGAAGTGCTCGGCCAAGGACATCGCGCCCTACCTCGGTCTCAAGGCCGCCACCCACACCGAGCCGCTGGAGATGATCGCGGCCCTGCCCAAGTCCCGTACCGCACATGTGGTGTTCGCGCAGGTCGCCGCCGCGTACGAGTACGCGCTGCGCGAGCCGAAGGCGTGGCAGTCCCTGCCGCTGGACAAGGCGCAGTGGCTGCTGCTCCTCGAAGAACTCGGCCGGGATGCAGCCGGTTCCTACGCCCTGTCCGAGGTCGAGGCGCAGGCGGTCGCCGCGCACCGCCCCGACAAGTCCAAGGCGCCCACGAAGTAG